A genomic region of Arachis stenosperma cultivar V10309 chromosome 9, arast.V10309.gnm1.PFL2, whole genome shotgun sequence contains the following coding sequences:
- the LOC130949033 gene encoding uncharacterized protein LOC130949033, with product MTATKVLQSGFYWPTLFRDSRAFVKHYGRCEKAANLPANHEMPQQGILEVELFDVWGIDFMRPFPPSHSNNYILVAVDYVSKWVEAVASPTNDAKVRYGVRHKVATPYHPQTSGQVKVSNRELKRILEKTVSVSRKDWSRKLDDALWAYRTAYLNLDSEAAGIKQMVQLHELDEFRYSAYENAKLYKERTKLLHDKKIAIRVFEPGQRVLLYNSILKFFPGKLKSRWSGPFVVTRASPYGHVEIQEVNSDRKFIVNGQRLKHYLGGKIDCQRSTNLLN from the exons ATGACAGCTACAAAAGTCCTTCAGAGCGGGTTTTATTGGCCGACTCTCTTCAGGGACTCAAGAGCATTTGTGAAGCACTATGGCAGATGTGAAAAAGCTGCAAATCTCCCTGCCAACCATGAAATGCCACAGCAGGGAATTCTTgaggttgagttgtttgatgtgtggggtatTGATTTCATGAGACCTTTCCCACCCTCACATTCAAACaactatattctagtggcagttgactatgtgtccaagtgggtggaagctGTGGCTTCGCCCACCAATGATGCCAAAGTG AGATATGGAGTCCGtcataaagtggcaacccccTATCATCCTCAGACAAGTGGACAGGTTAAAGTTTCCAACAGGGAACTTAAGAGGATTCTAGAGAAGACCGTCAGTGTTTCAAGAAAGGACTGGTCTaggaagcttgatgatgctctctggGCATACCGGACAGC ATATCTGAATCTTGATTCAGAAGCTGCAGGAATCAAGCAAATGGTTCAGCTGCATGAGCTTGATGAATTCAGATATTCAGCCTATGAGAATGCCAAGCTCTATAAGGAGAGAACCAAGCTACTGCATGACAAGAAGATTGCTatcagagtctttgagccaggacaaagaGTGCTTCTATATAATTCAATACTCAAATTCTTTCCCGGGAAGCTGAAATCCCGATGGTCAGGACCGTTTGTGGTTACCAGAGCTTCACCATATGGTCATGTGGAAATACAAGAAGTGAATTCTGATAGGAAATTTATAGTGAATGGCCAGAGGTTGAAGCACTATCTTGGAGGCAAGATTGATTGCCAGAGGTCCACTAATCTACTGAACTAG